The following nucleotide sequence is from Hevea brasiliensis isolate MT/VB/25A 57/8 chromosome 7, ASM3005281v1, whole genome shotgun sequence.
ATTCAGTTGGGAATATAACGATCCCATGAGAGAAGGGCTCTTGAGCAAAAGGGCTACCACATTTGTACCGCCATTGATGCATAAAGCCAACAACAAAGCCACACACTGCTCCTTTGCTGCCCTTGAAGTGGAGGAATCTAAAATCCGCACAATTTGAGGCAAGGCTCCAGATCGCAGAATTGCCCTAGCACCGTCAGCTTTTTCTGCTAGACTAGCTAAAACTGCTAAAGAATCTGTTACTAATTCTTCTCTTTCAGAAGATGTCAAAAGAGAAAGAAGTGTAGGAACTGCTCCGGTTGCAAGAACCCTCCAATGGTTGTCAGGGTGCATAAGCAATCCATATACCGCAACCAATGCATTCTTCTTGGCACGATCATGTCCTTCCCTAATTAAGTGTAGTAAAGCTGGTATAGCCTCAGTACTCTCTCCAATCAATTTCCTATACTCCTCTATCGAAGCAAGGTAAAACAACGTAGCAGCAGCGTGCTGCTTAGCCTCCATCTGTAACCCCTTCTTTAAAACATCCACAATCGGTTCCAGTCCTCCATTCTTAACAATCGCAGCTTTGCTTTTCGAATGCTTCGAAAGATTCAATAAACCTGCAATGGCATTCTCTTGAGACAAAGATTCTTTAGACAACAACAGCTTCAATAGATGTGGGATCACACCAGCTTCCACCAAGCAAGACCGATTAAAAATGCTTGCTTTGCTAAGAAGCCGAATTTCATAGGCTGCTTTATTCCTCTCTTCACCATCTCCATTTGCAAGCTTATCAGAAAGAAAATCAGCTACCAATCTCACAGCTCCCTCAAATGCCAAACTTCCTGGGTGAACCGTCCTGGTTATGTCACGATTCTTGTGACTACACTCGGCAAAAGGGATTCCATTTCGGAAGCAGTATTGTTGAATTAGCCCCTTAAGCACTAAATTTGGGATTAATTCTGTGGATCCAAGTCTCTTGCCCGTTTTTGGACAAGTGGGAGTTCCAGACTTGAACCACTTCAATATCGAAGATCGATCATAAGTATGCCCTGTCTCTATCGTGACAGGCTCTTTCATGACCTCAAGCGATATAGGGCATCGAAAATCATCGCCGTTAAGGCAGCTAAGCAACTCGCTGCCGCATCTACTATAAAGCTGCTGTTGTTGGGTGACTTTGGTATCGATAGAATCGAACAATACGCATCTTGAATAGCTCATGAACCCCATCAAGCTACTTAAAAACGAcatttctcttctcttctcttcgtTTGAATAATCCAATTCAATCTCTGCATCCAATAACTTCACTTCTTTATTGCAATCGCTCCATTGTTGGACCCCAATGTAATCCAAAACCCGTTTGATATCACTCCTATCAGGAAAAACACCATTTTCGAACAGGTTCAAGATCAAGAAAACATCTTTGATTGCCCGTTCATCATCTGGGTCTACTTCAAATCTTGATTTCCGTGCTTGACTCGTTACCAACTCAAGCAACTCCTTCGCTTCGCTAGGCACATCAAGCAACCCGGGTGGCAAAACATCCAGAGCGGCGGACAAGGCCCGGCAAAGCACCCGGAACTGATTCGCTACCGAATCCGACTTCATTAACATCCATAGACGAGCATCTTCCCGGGTACAATCTTCTAGCAAGTACCGAACCTTCTGCAACGTCAAATGGAGCTCCGACAAGCTTAGAACAACCGAATCAGGTATGCCCGAACCGACAACGTGTCGCATTTCCTCGAGGAATAGGAGAATGCTGCTGACTATGCGAATCGTTTTGCTCGCGTTTGGTGCATTGGTAGAGAAAGATTTGGATTTATACTCACAAATGTGGAGGGCTAGATTGGTGAGCGAGGCAAGCAACGTCGTTGGGTCTATGCTCTCGCAGGGATACACCGCCGGGAACGTAAGAATCCGGCGACCCGGGCCGTTTTGTTTCAGGATCATCGAACAGAGGAAAAAGAAAGGCGTGGAAAGTCGGGTATTggatttttgtattttgtaatttagaTTTTGTTTGGTTTCTGAAATCGGCAATGGCGGTTGGTATTCTGTTCCTTTTATATATAGGggagttgccaatggcatctagTGAAGGACGCGCGTCAGCAGATTAATTGAGTTGACCAATCGGACGGTGAAATGATGAGACACGTGGTTAATAAGAAGAGATGTAGGAGATTGGGATGAAGCAGGTTCTAGGAGAGTTTCGAGTTTGCCCTTGAGTTGACGAGAGAGTGACACGTGCCCGATAATTATGGGAAGGTCTCGTGAAAATGAAGGTACGTGAGGAGAGGTAGCCGACAATGGCTCCGGGATAAAACGTGGAATTATGGGAGGGAAGCtgcccatttttatttttttatttaattgttattattaaattttagaaataattatttttaaaaaaatttcaaatttttcattttcactattttgttaaaatgaattgaaaaaaatgggagaaaaataatatcaaaagtagAATTTGAGAGACTATTTAGTATATTaagatattaaataataatatttttatatttataaatatttgaaatttttataaattaaataaagtaATCAtacttatattaattaataaattttttgtctcaataaaatttaatttatttgcgTGGGTAAACAAAGGATATCAGAAGTGACAATTATACAAAAACTAATGGATTTGGAGGGAAAAGTGACTCAGAGTCGCTTTTCACGACCTGCCTTACCCCTTAAATTTTATCTGcttggaagaaaaaaaaaaaaaaaacttccaataTTTTATAGAATACATTTAAGGGATATAattgaatatttttaaatattaattttatggagattgatttcaattattatataattcaatttaaaatatatttaaatttaaaattttaatatttgtattttttattagaaataaaatatatgcacataaagttaataaattatcgttaaaatcataataattttagtgaaatttattaaaattatcatgtgagttttggtcaaattaagcttttataattaaatataaaataaaatttatagattttttatattatattttaaataaggagaatttaaaatttttatatgattattgaattttaaaaatgtgaattggtaataaaaatttattttatgtgaattattaattaaaatatataaaattaaatagtttCAGGTATTATTTAGATAATTAGGTTTGAAATGATAGGTAAATTAGTATATATTTTAAGAGTTTACATAATTtatgatatattttaattaaattaagacAATTtaagtattataaatattaattgaattttaagtaaaataattttCACAAATATTTTAATCATTATGATCCCTACTTATGAATCAAGTCAATTTTACTAATTAACTTACAACACAATTTTAGTTAACAAAATAGCAATACTATGTGAAgtattgtaattttaatatagaaattgatttttatgaaattttaaatttcaattttaatgatatatttataataaaaattttaaaaaataaacttaatataatatgtaaaaattttataaaaaaaataacactacattaaaaaaaaaaaaagtccaaaTTGCTCAATTGTGTTTCTTCCTCCCACACCAAAATAAAGAAAGGTCTTTTGTTTTTTAATAAGTCACTTGAGCAAGCCAACATGCCACATTCTGCTCTCTCTTGTCAACTAGAATATGAGTACATGAACTTTCCCTCCCCCTTCCCTCTTCTCCTTTCCATATTTTAGCATTAGTTCCCATTGACATGTGGTGTTTTGTAAGTAAAAGGTAGATAAAGTTAATTAACAactaaacaataataataataataaaagaatgaTATAGTTAGGGTAATCATTAAGTTTGGTGATAATCAAGACATTATGTACTTGTGTGTAATGCTTGTGAAGGGTGAGAATGAAGCAAAGAGCACAAATGGCTGCCACCCCATCTTTAAATTACCATTTATTGACATTCTAATGGGTCAATATATTGTTTCTTCTTGAATGCTTTCCTAGTTGTCTTCACTTTAATCATCTCATAAACTCCATATTAAAAGGatgataaaatatataaattgaatataaattttaataatattttacaatattattattttagaaatttattatATCTATAgtccataaaaaaatttaaattactaaatttcaataaatgaataataaaatattcaaaattttcTAATGAAAAGGAGGAGTTAATGATTTACACTGTTATTTTTACTATTAAATGTGAGATTCTTTAACAGAATATTAATGAAAGCCTCACCAACTTTGGCTTGAGGCAAAACTAAACAATCAATCAATTAGACCATTAGAATGTGGAAGTAAGAACCAGCTGGATGGCATAACCAGGTGGGTTCAGATTAGCAAAGCTCAACCATAATCTTGGAAAGCAAATTGCCCATTTTTATTCAAATTGCTTGAAATGGACAAATGGAAGAGGACATTATGAAGGCAGCATACAAAGGCCTTTTTAAATGCAATCTCCATCACTAttgtttttatttgttaattgtcAAATCTAAGTGCCAGCTAAATTGCCTCTGGCAAATCATCACATTATACATCCAAAAATAAAAATACACTTTTCTAATCATAACTAATATGAATAGATGATTTTTTTGTCTTGCCAAAaccattaattaaaattaaattaaaagatttatttaaatataattaagttTATTGGAgctatttttaagattttgaggtTTTAAATTTGATTCtcaatttaacacaattattaaaaagaaaagatttatttcgattttaatttaagttcattcaatttgatttcaattaaattaaatgattgaattttttaaagttttcttttttattaataaaaattgatttaatttaaatttatggattcttaatcaatttaaatttgataattttgatttgattttaatttaaattagattaatctattttaattctaaattagACTGTAATCATAGTTACTGTAgtgatatttaaataatattagtaattaattCTCTTAAAACAAGACAAttgcattttttttattctttaaaaAGCTTTCAAAGTAaccaaggtaaaaaaaaaaaaagaaaattttcaatttaatttctaatttttatcttatattatattttaatttttaaattataaaaaattaattatttaatttttaaattttacactatattacacattattttaaaaattgaaagagAATCCTTCGATTAAATCCCACTGGGACGACAAAATAACAAGAAAATGACACGAAATATTAAGGGAAAGGAAGTGTCAGAACCCCTTCAATCTTCATGGGTGAGAGTAACCTTGCAAATGTTTTCTAACTTTATATCCACTGGAGAAGAACAAAAATGTTTCATTTGGCCCATTCAGACATCTGGAGTCTGGACCACAATGAGCAGAAATGGACAAATCCAAATAAGGTCCTTTCCTTTCTGCAGGTAGGAGCTCCCATCAAACTTTTATGTAGATGCCCGAGTCATGGTCCTAACTTTTGAGCAGCCCCACAAGCTCTGCCATCTATCCTACAGCCACCCCCATATGATTTCTGCATCCATGTCTTTAAGATCCAAAGCACATACCAAGAGCAGATACCAGGAAGAGGCGGCCAGCTAGTTAACAACTAAGCAAATATTGTTCTCTTCTCTTTATATATAAGTCAACTGACCCATAATTTTCCCTCATAAAATTCAGTAGGATATCATATGATATGGCACTTTTGCAAGAAAGCAATACCCTTGTGGGTCTTGTTTTGCTCTTGTGCATGACATTAGAGGTTTCTTCACACAGCAGTCATATGCAGTATACCCCTCCTAATGTTACTCATTTCACTGATCTATTTTCTCCTGTCTCAATTAGTCAAGGATTCTCTACATTTTTTGGTGGCTCAAATATTAAGTTGCTCAATAATGGGTCTTATGCAAATCTTGCTCTTGATAAATCCTCAGGTAGATCCATTCCATATCCTGGGGCTATGAGGTTTGTGTTTCTGAGTTGATCTCAATATTGATATTTTTGGGTCTTTTTTCTGCAGGCTCTGGGTTGGCCTCAAAGAACAAATATTACTACGGTTTCTTTAGTGCTGCAATAAAATTGCCTGCTGGTCTATCTTCTGGAGTAGTAGTAGCCTTCTATGTAAGCTCTCTTTTCTTGCATAGCCATAGAAGTACATTTACTTATCTTTGATGGAATGATTATGGGAAATCTTTGTTCAGATGTCTAATGCAGATACATATCCACACAACCATGATGAGATTGATATTGAACTTCTTGGTCATGACAAGAGAAATGATTGGGTCCTC
It contains:
- the LOC110637600 gene encoding U-box domain-containing protein 19; its protein translation is MILKQNGPGRRILTFPAVYPCESIDPTTLLASLTNLALHICEYKSKSFSTNAPNASKTIRIVSSILLFLEEMRHVVGSGIPDSVVLSLSELHLTLQKVRYLLEDCTREDARLWMLMKSDSVANQFRVLCRALSAALDVLPPGLLDVPSEAKELLELVTSQARKSRFEVDPDDERAIKDVFLILNLFENGVFPDRSDIKRVLDYIGVQQWSDCNKEVKLLDAEIELDYSNEEKRREMSFLSSLMGFMSYSRCVLFDSIDTKVTQQQQLYSRCGSELLSCLNGDDFRCPISLEVMKEPVTIETGHTYDRSSILKWFKSGTPTCPKTGKRLGSTELIPNLVLKGLIQQYCFRNGIPFAECSHKNRDITRTVHPGSLAFEGAVRLVADFLSDKLANGDGEERNKAAYEIRLLSKASIFNRSCLVEAGVIPHLLKLLLSKESLSQENAIAGLLNLSKHSKSKAAIVKNGGLEPIVDVLKKGLQMEAKQHAAATLFYLASIEEYRKLIGESTEAIPALLHLIREGHDRAKKNALVAVYGLLMHPDNHWRVLATGAVPTLLSLLTSSEREELVTDSLAVLASLAEKADGARAILRSGALPQIVRILDSSTSRAAKEQCVALLLALCINGGTNVVALLLKSPSLMGSLYSQLNEGTSRASKKASSVIRILHEFYERNSSGSKTSVLPQERFIHVW